A window of Pirellulales bacterium genomic DNA:
ATGGCCCGAAGCCGCGCCCTTCGACAAGATCATCGTCACCTGTTCGCCCGAAAAAATCCCCCAGCCGCTCATCGACCAGTTGGCCGACGGCGGCCGCATGATGATTCCGGTCGGCCAGCGGTTTCAGCAGGTGCTCTATCTGTATAAGAAGAGCGGCGGCAAGCTGGAAAAAGAGGCGGTCGAGGCGACGATGTTTGTGCCGATGACGGGCACGGCCGAGAATTTGCGCGAGGTGGAATATGATTCGGCGCACCCGGAGATGATCAACGGGAGCTTCGAGAAATCGACGGTGATCGAGGGCGTGCCCGACGGCTGGTACTACGCGCGGCAGTGCAAGCTGGAAGCCGTCGACCGAGCGCCCGACGGGCGGCAGATACTCACCTGCCGCAACATCGAGCCGGGCAAGTTTTCGCAGATTCTGCAGGCGTTTGGCGTCGATGGCCGAAAGGTTCGGCAGTTGGAAGTGGGGCTGTGGGTCCAAGGCTTCGACATTCGTCCGCCCCTGACGGAGCCCGACCGCCGGCCGCGGCTGATCGTGAATTATTACGACCAGAACAAGGCGTTCATCAAAGAGGAGTCGCTGGGTCCGTGGACGGGCACCTTCGGCTGGATCGCGGTCCGCGATGTGGTTCCCGTTCCGCGTGAGGCCCGCGTGGTCGTGCTCTATCTGGGCATGCTGGGCGCGACGGGCGAGGTTTCTTTCGACAACGTCAGCGTCAAAGCGGTGGCTGCGAAGTGACCGCCGCGCAAAACAAAAGCGACACGCGCGCGTCGCTTTTGTTTGGGCTGGCCGCTTCAGCGAACGCTGTTTCGATCCAGGTCCCTCCTCGACGAGTCAGCCGCACGGCTGGAAGACCTGGCCAATCAATGGCTTCAATGATCTTGCAGTCCGGTTTCTGCCGACGCCTCCGCCGCGTGCGACTCGCCTTCGATAAGATCGGCGGCGTGGGCATGCTGGATCGCTTCTTCGGTGCTGGATGGGTCGACCACGCGGCAACTCGCCGCCAGCCGCTCGGACAGCTCGCGCAATTCCGCCTGCCAGGCGGCCGGCTCGACCTCCGGCGGACAAACGGCGGCAAATTCCTCGCACAGCAAGATCAGCCGCAGCAGATGCCGGAAGATCAGCCCTTCCTGCTTGGTCAGATCGCGCGACTTGACGAAGTTGTTGAAGTTGCCGCCGAAGAAGAACAGCTCGCCCGCCGCCCACACCGCTTGTGTCTCGACGTCGCGCACTTCGGGGTGCAAGGCGTCGAACAACAGCCGCAGCTTTTCGGCGAAAACAGGCGGCCGCTCGAAAGGCCCGTCGCGGTCGAAGCGGTCTTCCTCTTCTTCGCCTTCCGGCACGGGGGCCGCCATCAGGCCACGGGCGATCAGCTCGTCGTCGAGCCGCGTGGTCGCCAACGGGCCGGGCGGCAGGTCGCGCGGCACGCGCACGTATTTCAGCACCGGTCCCGGCAAGCCCAGCACGCTCTCCAACGCTTGCAGCCGCTCCGTGCGGTCGGCGATGCCAAGCTGCTCGATCAGAAAGGCGCCGTACAGCGGATTGACGCTGCGAAACGACAGCAGCCGCGGCAATGTGTCCGTCGCATGCGCCAAACGCGGCGAATAACGCGGCGGAGTCGGCGCGTCGCTCCCGCTCCCGCCGTGAGAGGCGTGGGGCGATGACTGCGGCAAACCAAACAGTCCCTTGGTCGGCGCCGCCGCGACCTTCGGTTGCTGCGGTTCCTCATTTTTCTCAGGCGGCTCGGGCTCCAGCCTCACATAGCCGCCGGAGCAGAGCGTAAGCAGCATGCGGTCAAGCGCCTGTTCGCCGGCACGAATCCGCGGCTCGTCCATCAGCCGCTTGCGAATCAGCTTGCGGATGAGATCGACGTCGGGCGAGATGCTGAGCAAATATGCCAAGAGCCGCCAGGGAAGCTGTCCCTTGCTGTAAAGCTTGCCCGGCGGCGCCAGCTTCAGCTTGTCGAACTGCTGCTCGTTCCAATAGGCCTGGTTTTCGCGCCGCGTCGGCCGCTTCTTCTTGAGGGCTTTTTTGGCCTTCATCAGGCCGGGGTCTTTGGTGTCTTCCGGAATGGCGTCGTACTTTTGCTTCCAGCGCAGAATCTTCACGTCGTCTTCGTGGGCCAGGGCGAACACGTAGCCGCGGTCGTCGAATTGCGGGCGGCCGGCACGCCCGAAAATCTGGTGGGCCGTGCTCGCCTCCAGCAGCTTCTGCTCGCCCGGCTTGCCTTTGACCAGCGACGTCAGCACCACGCTTCGCGCGGGCAGATTGATGCCGGCCGCCAGCGTCTCGGTGCAGACGCACACGGCCAGCAGCTTGCGCTGAAAGAGGTGTTCGACGATGCGGCGATACTTGGGCAGCAGGCCGGCATGATGGACGCCCACGCCGCGCATCAAAAGCTGCTTGAGCTTCGTGCCCGCCCCCTGCGATAAGTCGAGCTTGTTGACTTCGTCCAGAAGCCGCGAGCGGACCGGCTCGCCGAGCAAGTGGCAACCTTTGAGCTGCTCGGCCACGCTCCAGCATTCGTCGCGGTTGAAGCAGAACACGAGTGCGGGCGTCTGCCGGGTGGCGTCGTCGCCCGCGGCGATGCGGGTGGCAAACTCGTTCAGCAGCTCGTCGGGCACCCACTGATACGTCAGCGGCACGCGCCGCTCGGTGCTTTGCACCAGCTCGACTTTGCGGCCGTGGCAACGGTCGAGCCAATTGACGAACTCCTGTGCGTTGCCGAC
This region includes:
- a CDS encoding protein-L-isoaspartate(D-aspartate) O-methyltransferase, translated to MVDDVVIGQGVTDSRVIAVMRKVPRHEFMPEKQRDKAYRDEALPIGEGQTISPPFVVASMTEHLDPQPDDKVLEIGTGSGYQAAVLSGLVKDVYTIEIQKPLGVRAEATLRRIGYQNVHCRIGDGYQGWPEAAPFDKIIVTCSPEKIPQPLIDQLADGGRMMIPVGQRFQQVLYLYKKSGGKLEKEAVEATMFVPMTGTAENLREVEYDSAHPEMINGSFEKSTVIEGVPDGWYYARQCKLEAVDRAPDGRQILTCRNIEPGKFSQILQAFGVDGRKVRQLEVGLWVQGFDIRPPLTEPDRRPRLIVNYYDQNKAFIKEESLGPWTGTFGWIAVRDVVPVPREARVVVLYLGMLGATGEVSFDNVSVKAVAAK
- a CDS encoding DEAD/DEAH box helicase; protein product: MPTTLSRDELAEAYLKQLPYPPYAVQEEALLAWFTAEQGVLVCAPTGTGKTLIAEAALFEALHNGTLAYYTTPLIALTEQKFSEMQAAAVRWGFSPDDVGLVTGNRRVNPKARVLVVVAEILLNRLLHQAAFDFTPVSAVVMDEFHSFADVERGAVWELSLGMLPPHVKLLLLSATVGNAQEFVNWLDRCHGRKVELVQSTERRVPLTYQWVPDELLNEFATRIAAGDDATRQTPALVFCFNRDECWSVAEQLKGCHLLGEPVRSRLLDEVNKLDLSQGAGTKLKQLLMRGVGVHHAGLLPKYRRIVEHLFQRKLLAVCVCTETLAAGINLPARSVVLTSLVKGKPGEQKLLEASTAHQIFGRAGRPQFDDRGYVFALAHEDDVKILRWKQKYDAIPEDTKDPGLMKAKKALKKKRPTRRENQAYWNEQQFDKLKLAPPGKLYSKGQLPWRLLAYLLSISPDVDLIRKLIRKRLMDEPRIRAGEQALDRMLLTLCSGGYVRLEPEPPEKNEEPQQPKVAAAPTKGLFGLPQSSPHASHGGSGSDAPTPPRYSPRLAHATDTLPRLLSFRSVNPLYGAFLIEQLGIADRTERLQALESVLGLPGPVLKYVRVPRDLPPGPLATTRLDDELIARGLMAAPVPEGEEEEDRFDRDGPFERPPVFAEKLRLLFDALHPEVRDVETQAVWAAGELFFFGGNFNNFVKSRDLTKQEGLIFRHLLRLILLCEEFAAVCPPEVEPAAWQAELRELSERLAASCRVVDPSSTEEAIQHAHAADLIEGESHAAEASAETGLQDH